The DNA window AGTAAATCTGCAACCAAAGTGATTGCTAAAGCAAGACAGTTTGAAATCATCATAGACGAACCTCAAGATTTAGGAGGAAAAGACGAAGCGCCCAATCCTGTAGAAACATTATTGGCAAGTTATGCAGGTTGTTTCAATGTAGTGCTTCATCTTTTAGCAAAAGAAAGAAATATAGAAATCAATCATTTGAAAATTGATATTAACGGAAACATCAATCCTCAAAAATTATTGGGAATTTCTAAAGAAGAAAGAGCTGGATTTAAAAATATAGACTTAGATATCACCATAGATTCTTCTGCAGAAAAGTCTGTCATAGAAAATCTTATAAAAGAT is part of the Cloacibacterium normanense genome and encodes:
- a CDS encoding OsmC family protein, yielding MSELNFKISAESKSATKVIAKARQFEIIIDEPQDLGGKDEAPNPVETLLASYAGCFNVVLHLLAKERNIEINHLKIDINGNINPQKLLGISKEERAGFKNIDLDITIDSSAEKSVIENLIKDAKERCPINDNLSNPTPVTFQLN